Below is a window of Undibacterium sp. YM2 DNA.
GGGATGAGAATTCAGAATTCAAGCCACTGCACAGAATTAATCCACACCGGCTGGAATGGATAGACCGCCTGGTTCAACTGGCAGGCAAGCAGGTGCTGGATGTGGGTTGTGGCGGCGGCATTTTGGCAGAATCCATGGCGCGCAAGGGTGCCAAAGTCACAGGCATAGACCTGGCTGACAAACCATTGCAAATCGCCCAGTGGCATGCGCAAAGCCAGGATGTGGATGTGCATTATGCCAAAAGCAGTGCCGAGGCATGGGCAGCGCAACATGCTGGACAATACGATGTCATTACCTGCATGGAAATGCTGGAACATGTGCCATCTCCCGCTGCTGTCATCCAGGCCTGTGCAGAAATGGTCAAACCTGGTGGTTGGGTATTTTTCTCAACGATCAACCGCAATCCCCTGAGTTATGCGCTGGCGATTGTGGGAATGGAATATCTCATGCGCATTCTGCCGCGAGGTACGCATCAATATGCGCGATTTATCAAACCAGCAGAATTACTTGCCATGGCAGACGCCAGCGGCCTGGCCTTGCAGGACCAGCATGGTCTCGGCTATAACCCGCTGACTCAGCGCTTTCGCCTGCATGGTTTCATGGGGGTAGGCTATCTGCTGGCGATGCAGAAGCCATCGCAGGTACAAGTTCCAGCAAGCCAGAGTAACTGAGCAGCAAGCCCAGGCCAGGCATGACAAAGCCTACATAAAAACGATAGCGTCCATCTTCTATGCATTTATAGGCTTGCGATTGTGGAAACAGCTTCACAGGCAAGGGTATGCCGTGCAGGTGCGCCGCAAGAACGCGCCAGCTCCAGCCGCCGCCTTCAAGAATATCTACCGTCAGGCGGAAATGCATCAGCCCAGTACTCTCTTGCCAATAAGCATGCGGATACTGGCCATGCGGTGCAAACACAGTGACCAGTTTTTCTACCTTGCCATCCGGCGCAATGAATTCTCTGGCCCAAATCAATTTCCCTGGCGCATGGCTGATACTGACCTTGTAGTTTGAGCGGGCTTGTGTGGTCGGTACGCCCAGCTTTTTTGCCAGCCGGCGTCCTAGAAAACCAGCCAGCCCCTTGCCCAGTCTGATATCTATCTCGCCTTGCAGCATACCGCCATGGAGATGGATTTGCTGCAGGAGAGGATGCAAATTGCTGAAAGACTCACCAAACCACTCCTGAACCGGGGTAAGAGGGGGACTCGGTATCGTGGTTTCTATAGTCATGCGTGCCATTGTAATGCTGCAAACCAAGCATGCAGAGTAAGCCAGAAAAATAAAAAAGCATCGCTGAAACTGTTTGGTATGGCACCGATTTATCTTGATTACAAAGGGGCAGTAAAATGCCTGACCCACAGGTAAAGCAGGCTTATGCTTCTTTTTTACAGCACATGGCATTAAAATCCCGCACCAGACACATATTTCGCTGATACGCAGGCCATATTTGGAAATGGCGGGCGCTTTGATCACAGAGTACAAATAAGTAAGCACAAGGGAAAGTACAAAACATGGTTTTTAGTACGGTTAGTTTTTTATTTTATTTTTTACCGATCTTTCTCGTCTTGTATTTTGCATTGCCGTTTCGCCATATCCGCAATATTGTCTTGCTGCTCGCCAGCCTGATATTTTATGCCTGGGGCGAACCAAAGAACCTGCCCTTATTACTGATTTCCATCCTGCTCAATTACTTGTGCGGGCTGGGCATGGGCCGGGCGCAAGAAAAAGGTGGTACAGGAAAATCCATCTTCATTGCAGGCATAGGTTTTAATCTACTC
It encodes the following:
- the ubiG gene encoding bifunctional 2-polyprenyl-6-hydroxyphenol methylase/3-demethylubiquinol 3-O-methyltransferase UbiG — protein: MSTIHTIASNADPAELARFNSLASRWWDENSEFKPLHRINPHRLEWIDRLVQLAGKQVLDVGCGGGILAESMARKGAKVTGIDLADKPLQIAQWHAQSQDVDVHYAKSSAEAWAAQHAGQYDVITCMEMLEHVPSPAAVIQACAEMVKPGGWVFFSTINRNPLSYALAIVGMEYLMRILPRGTHQYARFIKPAELLAMADASGLALQDQHGLGYNPLTQRFRLHGFMGVGYLLAMQKPSQVQVPASQSN
- a CDS encoding DUF4166 domain-containing protein — its product is MARMTIETTIPSPPLTPVQEWFGESFSNLHPLLQQIHLHGGMLQGEIDIRLGKGLAGFLGRRLAKKLGVPTTQARSNYKVSISHAPGKLIWAREFIAPDGKVEKLVTVFAPHGQYPHAYWQESTGLMHFRLTVDILEGGGWSWRVLAAHLHGIPLPVKLFPQSQAYKCIEDGRYRFYVGFVMPGLGLLLSYSGLLELVPAMASASPADSLPP